Below is a genomic region from Paludicola sp. MB14-C6.
TGATACTACACGTTATTTATTGTGTTATACTCATTGGACTCAATCATAAGGTTATTAAGTATATCAATAAAAGCAAGGAGATATTATAATATGACAAAGTATATTTTCGTTACTGGTGGCGTTGTATCCGGTTTAGGCAAAGGAATTACAGCAGCATCTTTAGGAAGATTACTCAAAACCAGAGGATTAAAAATTGCTGCCCAAAAGCTTGATCCTTATATTAACGTAGACCCAGGAACAATGAGCCCTTTTCAACATGGCGAGGTTTTTGTAACCGAAGATGGCTCAGAAACCGATTTAGATTTAGGTCATTACGAGCGCTTTATTGATGAAGATTTGAATAAGTATTCCAACCTTACAACCGGTAAAGTATATTGGAACGTTTTAAATAAAGAAAGAAATGGCGAATATTTAGGTGAAACAGTTCAAGTCATTCCGCATATTACAAACGAAATTAAGAATTTTATCTTTTCTGTTTCAAAAAAGACAAATGCGGACATTGTAATTACAGAAATCGGTGGCACAACTGGTGATATTGAGAGTTTACCTTTCTTAGAAGCAATTCGTCAGGTTTCATTAGAAGTAGGAAAAGAAAACTGCTTATTTATTCATGTAACACTGGTTCCTTATATTAAAGGCTCCAACGAACATAAATCGAAACCGACACAGCATTCTGTTAAAGAATTGCAATCTTTAGGTATTATGCCAAATATCATCGTTATGCGGGCTGATGAACCGATTGATGATAGTATTAGACAAAAAATAGCATTGTTTTGCAATGTAAAAAAAGATTGTGTTATCGAAAACCTAACGCTTCCTGTTTTATATGAAGCACCAATTATGCTTCATAATAACGGCTTGGATGATGTTGTTTGCAGAGAGTTACATCTAGATCCTCCTCCCGTTGATTTAACGGAATGGAAAGCCATGCTTTCACGCATAGAGCAATCTCAGCAAAAGGTTCGTATTGCTATCGTCGGAAAATATGTTAAGTTACATGATGCCTATCTTTCTGTTGCGGAAGCATTACGCCATGCAGGATACGAAAATTCTGCTAAAGTTTTAATTGAATGGGTTGATTCAGAATCCATCACCAAAGATACCGTGGATGATATCTTATCTGATATGAACGGAATTCTAGTTCCGGGCGGTTTTGGTGACAGAGGAATTGAAGGCAAGGTATTAGCTTGCCAATATGCAAGAGAGCAAAACATTCCTTACTTCGGCATTTGCCTTGGAATGCAAATTTGCGTTATTGAGTATGCAAGAAATGTACTGGGTATTAAAGATGCACATTCGAGCGAATTTACACCGGAAGGCATGAACAATGTAATTGATTTAATGCCGGATCAACAAGGTAATCTTCCAAAGGGTGGCACTATGCGTTTAGGAACATATCCTTGCAAGATAAAGCCTGGTTCCAAAATGGAGCAAGCTTATCAATCTGATCTGATTAACGAGCGTCATAGACATCGTTATGAATTTAATAATAACTATCGAGAGGCATTACAAGAAAAAGGACTTTTGATTAGTGGAACTTCACCTGATGAACACATTGTTGAAACCGTTGAAGTACCACAAAACCGCTTCCATGTTGCTGTGCAATATCATCCGGAATTCAAAAGCAGACCAAATAGAGCTCATCCTCTATTCCGTGCATTCGTAAAAGCAGCATTACAATATCAAAAGTAGCAATTTTACGTTTGACACAATTCATATAAGCCATCTCCCTTATCATTTATATACCAACAAAAGAGGTCACAGTCGAATTCGATTGTGACCTCTTTTGTTAAGAAAGAATATTATATCAATTAAATCGGATTAGCTTTTTCTCGGACGAATGATATTTTTACTGCTAAAATAAGTAGCAACGAAATATCCACCATAAATCAAAATAATAATTGCGGCAATCATTACTGTATTACCTAGAATATCAAAATCGCCAAAGGTTTTAACTAAGTTATTTGCAACCTTTATTCCAACAACGGAATGAACAATCGCTAATAATAATGGCATCATGAAGTAAATAAAAATTTGTGAAAATAGTGCTTTGTTAATCATCTTTGGCTCAGCGCCTAATTTACGAAGCAATGTATAGCGTTGTGCATTATCAGCGGCTTCGCTTAACTGTTGTAATGCTAAAACAGCCGCAGAAGTAATTAAGAAAATAATACCGATATAAATTGTTAAATAAGTCAGTACTGCTGAAAGGCCCACATTTTGTTCATATACTTTAGTCTTTGATATATAGCTTATATCTTTTGGTATATTACTACCTTTATAGACTTTATCAATTTCTTTTGCAAAAGCATCTATATCATCAGAATTTTTTAGATTAACATTTAAAGCTGAATAATATGTTGAACAGTTTTTCAATAATTCATCACTAATAATTACTGTTCCTGTATCCATTTTCATTGCTGTGGTTACGATTGTATTTTTCAACAATTCTTTATTTAACGCAATAAGCTTTTGACCGCCTATTTCAATCATTCCATTGTTATCAATAAATTCTTGAACGTACTCTCTGTTTGCTGATGAGTTACAATTTATTGCAAATTGGTTTTTCTGTAGTTTTATTGTTGGTTTACCCTGCATTTTCATAACAGCATTATATTCGCTTAATGCAACAACAGGAGCTGGCATTTTGCTAACTGCCTTTAACATATCTTCTGAAATACCAGGAATTTTAGGAGGAATAATATCTCCCATTGTTAGTTCAGTAGCATAATAGCTAAATTCAGTATAATCTTTTACATATTGATTAAAATCGACATTATGTTTTTGTAAAAAGCTTGCAATACTTTCTTTTTGTGTTTTTTCTGCTTGTTGGCCTTTTTCTAGATCAAAACTGCTTTTTTCAATCGTTATATCAAATGGTGTAATATCCTCTAAATCCTTTGTTAAAGCATCATTTAACCCCATACCGGAAGAAAGCGTTCCAATTGCTATTAACAACATTAAGCAAATGACTGTCATAGAAATAAAAGTTGTATTAATTTTGCTATTTAGTTGACGTAATACAAACATATTTAAATTTTTAAAATACAACTTTTTATTGCTTTGCACGATTTTTAATAAGAAGCCTGATAATGACATAAAGAATAAAAACGTGCCAATAGAACCAAATATAATAGCCATCCAAAAAACATAGTTAATTTGCATCATACCATTTTTGATAATACAAGTATAACCAATTGCAAGGCAAATAACGGATAGAATAAATAAAATTACAGATACCCAAATGTTTTTTACTTTTAAGCTCTCGTTTTTCTTGCCTGCAGTCAATAAGTCAATCAGTTTATATTTAGAAATGGCAATTGTGTTGAATATCATAACAATGAAATAGATTAAGCCAAAATAAACAATGGATTTTAAAAATGCTGATTGAGAAAATACAAATGTAAAGGCTTTCATATCTACTTCAAAAAGGTGAGCTGTAATAACGGATAGCCCTTGTGAAATAAAAAATCCTGCAACCAAACCAACTACCAAAGAAACAACACCGATAATCAATGTTTCTAAAATTAAGACTCTGGAAATCTTACCTTTTTCCATGCCGAGTGTCATATAGAGTCCAAGTTCTTTTTTTCTGCGCTTAATTAAAAATTTGTTTGCAAATAGAATCAAAAAACCTAATATAACAGAAATAAATACTGATACATAGCCAATAACTTGAGACATAATGTGAATAATCTCTTTTTGAGATGAATTTAACATCAACATTGCATCTTGACTTTCGATTGAGTTAAAAACATAGAAAATACAAATACCAAATGTCAAGGTTAAAAAGTAGATTGAATAGTCTTTAATACTCTTTTTAACATTATTAAGTGCTAACTTAAAGAACATTGCTATTGTCACCTCCAAGTAAGGTTACAACTTCAATAATCTTATTGAAAAACTCCTTACGAGTATCATTGCCACGAATAAGCTCATTAAAGATTTTTCCATCTTTGATAAAGAGTATTTTTTTACAGTAACTTGCTGTAAACGCATCATGTGTTACCATTAAAATTGTAGCATTCAACTCACTATTGATACGATTAAAGCTTTCCAACAGCATTCTTGCAGATTTTGAATCTAATGCTCCTGTTGGTTCATCAGCTAAAACCAAAGATGGATTTGTTACCATTGCTCTAGCAGATGCTACTCTTTGTTTTTGTCCACCAGACATTTGATATGGATATTTCTTTAAAACATCTTCAATTTCTAATGTTTTTGCTATTTCATGAACTCTAACGTCTACCTCTTTTGCAGGTGTTTTTAGAATTGTTAGTGCCAACGCAATGTTTTCGTAAGCGGTTAACGTATCTAATAGATTGAAATCTTGAAAGATAAAGCCTAACTCTTCTCTTCTAAACTGTGATAACTTTTTGGAATTTAATGTTGTAATATCTTTATTGTTAATATAAATATGTCCTGCTGTTGCAGAATCAATTGTTGAAATACAGTTTAACAAGGTTGTTTTACCACTACCTGATGCACCCATAATACCAATGTACTCACCTTTTTCAACCTCAAAGCTAATGTTATCAACCGCTTTGGTTACGTTTCCTTTATTGCCGTAATACTTTTCAATATTTAAAACCTTTAAAACATTTTCCATTATAAATACTCCTTTATTTTTTTCGTTGTATTTATCATATCACCTTTGATAAACTGTAACCATTTATTTAGCTTACAGTTACCTTACGAATTTGTAATATAGAAAAAGAGCCGTATGGCTACGTCTCAAAGATTACCATTTTACTTTTTGGAAATGCAATTTGCACAACAGTACCTTCTTTTTCAACCGAAGAAATTGATATTTGTAGCCCCATTTTATCACAAAGCTTTTTGCATAAATACAATCCTATTCCGGTTGATTTCGCAAAGTTTCTACCATTAAAGCCGGTAAAGCCTTTTTCAAAAACATAAGGTAAATCTTTTTCTTGAATGCCAACTCCATTATCCTTAATAGATAGAATTACACTATTTGATAGCTCTCGTGCATAGAACTTTAAATGAAGTGTTTCTTTTTTGTACTTCATTGAATTCACTATAATTTGTCCTAATATAAAATCAATCCATTTTACATCTGTATATACAATACAATCTAAGCCTTCAAAAGCCAATGAAGTTTGACTTTCAATCAAAGCTTTAGAATGTTTCTTTACACAGCTTTTCACAACCGTATTCAAATTGCATTCTTTTATAATATAATCTTTTTCAACAGTATTGCTCTTGGAATAAAACAATGCTTGTTCAACAAAGGCCTCAATTTTGGTTACCTCTTCTGCTACACTTTTTGAAGATGTATTCATATTATTTTCCAAAATCAACTTACTTGCAGCGATTGGAGTTTTTATTTCGTGAACCCATGTTTCAATATATTCCCTATATTCTTCTGAAGCGTGTTTATATAACCCAATTTGGTCATTCATTGATTTTGAAGACTCTTTTAGAACATCATATAAAACAATACCCTCAGCAAAGCTTGGTTTATCGATTAACTCGGCAATTAAACATTTTTGGTCGAGTGAATCTAAGCATTTGATTAATACCTTATAAAACCGTTGTTTTTGAATATATTCACCTAACAAAACCGCTATGTCCGCACCTACTAAGATGGTTACGATAAAAAGAATTGCATAGAGGTTCAGCCTAAATGTAAAAAGCATATATGCAATAAATGCAATTGCAAGTATTTGCAGTATAATAAAAATATATTTGTCTCTTAGATAATCTCTTAATTTCATATTGAATTCCTTTCAATATTATCCAATCATATAGCCTTGTCCACGTTTGGTAACCAAAAAATCATGTACTCCTATTTCCTCAAGTTTTTTTCGTAAGCGGTTAATATTTACGGTCAATGTATTATCATCGACAAACTCATCTGACTGCCAAAGATCATTCATAATATCATTTCGTGATATAATATGCTCCCTATTTTTCATAAGTAAATGCAAAATTCGCATTTCATTTTTAGATAGCTCCGCTTCTTTGTCATGAAATGAAACAATGCTTTTAGATATATCTAAGCAAACATCTTGATAAATTACTGTATTGGTTGGCTCGTTTCCAACACTTCTTCGCAATACCGATGCAATTCTTGCTAACAAAATTTGCGTATTATACGGTTTTACGATAAAATCGTCTGCGCCTAAATTCATACTCATTAACTCATCTAGTTCACTATCCCTACTAGTTACAATAATAATAGGCACACTTGACTGTTTGCGAATTTCACGACACACATGATACCCATCAAAATAAGGCAAGTTCACATCAAGTAAAATCAATTGTGAATTACTTTGCAATGCAGTTTCAACAATAGTTTCAAATTGATCTGATAC
It encodes:
- a CDS encoding response regulator transcription factor, which produces MAKIFIIEDDRIIRTELCNLLSRYGYDCEVSDQFETIVETALQSNSQLILLDVNLPYFDGYHVCREIRKQSSVPIIIVTSRDSELDELMSMNLGADDFIVKPYNTQILLARIASVLRRSVGNEPTNTVIYQDVCLDISKSIVSFHDKEAELSKNEMRILHLLMKNREHIISRNDIMNDLWQSDEFVDDNTLTVNINRLRKKLEEIGVHDFLVTKRGQGYMIG
- a CDS encoding ABC transporter ATP-binding protein gives rise to the protein MENVLKVLNIEKYYGNKGNVTKAVDNISFEVEKGEYIGIMGASGSGKTTLLNCISTIDSATAGHIYINNKDITTLNSKKLSQFRREELGFIFQDFNLLDTLTAYENIALALTILKTPAKEVDVRVHEIAKTLEIEDVLKKYPYQMSGGQKQRVASARAMVTNPSLVLADEPTGALDSKSARMLLESFNRINSELNATILMVTHDAFTASYCKKILFIKDGKIFNELIRGNDTRKEFFNKIIEVVTLLGGDNSNVL
- a CDS encoding sensor histidine kinase is translated as MKLRDYLRDKYIFIILQILAIAFIAYMLFTFRLNLYAILFIVTILVGADIAVLLGEYIQKQRFYKVLIKCLDSLDQKCLIAELIDKPSFAEGIVLYDVLKESSKSMNDQIGLYKHASEEYREYIETWVHEIKTPIAASKLILENNMNTSSKSVAEEVTKIEAFVEQALFYSKSNTVEKDYIIKECNLNTVVKSCVKKHSKALIESQTSLAFEGLDCIVYTDVKWIDFILGQIIVNSMKYKKETLHLKFYARELSNSVILSIKDNGVGIQEKDLPYVFEKGFTGFNGRNFAKSTGIGLYLCKKLCDKMGLQISISSVEKEGTVVQIAFPKSKMVIFET
- a CDS encoding FtsX-like permease family protein, whose protein sequence is MFFKLALNNVKKSIKDYSIYFLTLTFGICIFYVFNSIESQDAMLMLNSSQKEIIHIMSQVIGYVSVFISVILGFLILFANKFLIKRRKKELGLYMTLGMEKGKISRVLILETLIIGVVSLVVGLVAGFFISQGLSVITAHLFEVDMKAFTFVFSQSAFLKSIVYFGLIYFIVMIFNTIAISKYKLIDLLTAGKKNESLKVKNIWVSVILFILSVICLAIGYTCIIKNGMMQINYVFWMAIIFGSIGTFLFFMSLSGFLLKIVQSNKKLYFKNLNMFVLRQLNSKINTTFISMTVICLMLLIAIGTLSSGMGLNDALTKDLEDITPFDITIEKSSFDLEKGQQAEKTQKESIASFLQKHNVDFNQYVKDYTEFSYYATELTMGDIIPPKIPGISEDMLKAVSKMPAPVVALSEYNAVMKMQGKPTIKLQKNQFAINCNSSANREYVQEFIDNNGMIEIGGQKLIALNKELLKNTIVTTAMKMDTGTVIISDELLKNCSTYYSALNVNLKNSDDIDAFAKEIDKVYKGSNIPKDISYISKTKVYEQNVGLSAVLTYLTIYIGIIFLITSAAVLALQQLSEAADNAQRYTLLRKLGAEPKMINKALFSQIFIYFMMPLLLAIVHSVVGIKVANNLVKTFGDFDILGNTVMIAAIIILIYGGYFVATYFSSKNIIRPRKS
- a CDS encoding CTP synthase; protein product: MTKYIFVTGGVVSGLGKGITAASLGRLLKTRGLKIAAQKLDPYINVDPGTMSPFQHGEVFVTEDGSETDLDLGHYERFIDEDLNKYSNLTTGKVYWNVLNKERNGEYLGETVQVIPHITNEIKNFIFSVSKKTNADIVITEIGGTTGDIESLPFLEAIRQVSLEVGKENCLFIHVTLVPYIKGSNEHKSKPTQHSVKELQSLGIMPNIIVMRADEPIDDSIRQKIALFCNVKKDCVIENLTLPVLYEAPIMLHNNGLDDVVCRELHLDPPPVDLTEWKAMLSRIEQSQQKVRIAIVGKYVKLHDAYLSVAEALRHAGYENSAKVLIEWVDSESITKDTVDDILSDMNGILVPGGFGDRGIEGKVLACQYAREQNIPYFGICLGMQICVIEYARNVLGIKDAHSSEFTPEGMNNVIDLMPDQQGNLPKGGTMRLGTYPCKIKPGSKMEQAYQSDLINERHRHRYEFNNNYREALQEKGLLISGTSPDEHIVETVEVPQNRFHVAVQYHPEFKSRPNRAHPLFRAFVKAALQYQK